A section of the Phaseolus vulgaris cultivar G19833 chromosome 8, P. vulgaris v2.0, whole genome shotgun sequence genome encodes:
- the LOC137826477 gene encoding protein XRI1-like isoform X2: MCHICISCSRVLKFSVTVIFVKGRGERTLISDYCFLVEIATSGMDHSNYYKEPWDWHREDYCLQKSFNYEIPQGLWNEVPQNEDMSYVFNDETTPVKECGDFSYNVNNNESNLKNEPDKCLKTSYQVKRRRMLQFNAQDGGHSPCNEQMSSAYLKVKGKEDPNEEIFSEFSQWVSAASGSASASNYEEFESAEGWLADCFADTEMQLCPHDLNFSGADDIHIDVADLCNFQPALEQNVVQHRVTKTHKNIVFKGGKSFIETPTKLAASVAYPFAFIKPSGAHGDVTLKEINQRILSPPPPLKSKLSVEDPSTYPKSAFSGKPVVGKTKIHIEGGKGSITIMRTKG; the protein is encoded by the exons ATGTGTCATATTTGCATCTCATGCAGCAGGGTCTTGAAATTCTCTGTAACGGTTATTTTTGTGAAGGGGAGGGGAGAAAGGACACTGATCAGTGACTACTGTTTTTTGGTTGAAATTGCGACTTCTGGAATGGATCACAGCAATTATTATaa GGAGCCTTGGGATTGGCATAGGGAGGACTATTGTCTCCAGAAGAGTTTCAATTATG AAATTCCGCAAGGACTGTGGAATGAGGTTCCTCAGAATGAAGATATGTCCTATGTGTTCAACGATGAAACAACTCCAGTGAAGGAATGTGGGGATTTTTCATATAATGTCAATAATAATG AGTCAAATCTGAAAAATGAACCAGACAAGTGTTTGAAGACTTCTTATCAAGTTAAGAGACGACGGATGCTACAATTCAATGCTCAAGATGGGGGTCATTCCCCCTGCAACGAACAAATGTCTTCAGCATATTTGAAAGTAAAG GGGAAGGAAGACCCAAATGAAGAGATTTTCTCAGAATTTTCACAATGGGTATCTGCGGCATCAG GAAGTGCATCTGCTTCCAATTATGAGGAGTTTGAGTCAGCTGAAGGGTGGCTAGCAGATTGCTTTGCGGATACTGAAATGCAATTATGTCCTCATGATTT GAATTTTTCTGGGGCTGATGACATTCATATAGATGTTGCAG ATCTCTGCAACTTCCAACCTGCCCTTGAACAAAATGTGGTTCAGCATCGCGTCACTAAAACCCACAAAAACATTGTCTTCAAag GGGGAAAATCATTTATAGAAACTCCCACAAAGCTAGCTGCTTCTGTGGCCTATCCATTTGCCTTCATTAAACCCAGTGGTGCCCATGGAGATGTCACTCTGAAGGAAATAAATCAACGTATTCTGTCTCCACCACCTCCTCTGAAATCCAAACTAAGTGTGGAAGATCCATCAACTTACCCAAAATCAGCTTTTTCTGGGAAGCCCGTTgttggaaaaacaaaaattcacaTTGAAGGGGGAAAAGGGAGCATCACAATTATGAGAACCAAAGGCTAA
- the LOC137826477 gene encoding protein XRI1-like isoform X1 produces the protein MCHICISCSRVLKFSVTVIFVKGRGERTLISDYCFLVEIATSGMDHSNYYKEPWDWHREDYCLQKSFNYEIPQGLWNEVPQNEDMSYVFNDETTPVKECGDFSYNVNNNESNLKNEPDKCLKTSYQVKRRRMLQFNAQDGGHSPCNEQMSSAYLKGKEDPNEEIFSEFSQWVSAASGSASASNYEEFESAEGWLADCFADTEMQLCPHDLNFSGADDIHIDVADLCNFQPALEQNVVQHRVTKTHKNIVFKGGKSFIETPTKLAASVAYPFAFIKPSGAHGDVTLKEINQRILSPPPPLKSKLSVEDPSTYPKSAFSGKPVVGKTKIHIEGGKGSITIMRTKG, from the exons ATGTGTCATATTTGCATCTCATGCAGCAGGGTCTTGAAATTCTCTGTAACGGTTATTTTTGTGAAGGGGAGGGGAGAAAGGACACTGATCAGTGACTACTGTTTTTTGGTTGAAATTGCGACTTCTGGAATGGATCACAGCAATTATTATaa GGAGCCTTGGGATTGGCATAGGGAGGACTATTGTCTCCAGAAGAGTTTCAATTATG AAATTCCGCAAGGACTGTGGAATGAGGTTCCTCAGAATGAAGATATGTCCTATGTGTTCAACGATGAAACAACTCCAGTGAAGGAATGTGGGGATTTTTCATATAATGTCAATAATAATG AGTCAAATCTGAAAAATGAACCAGACAAGTGTTTGAAGACTTCTTATCAAGTTAAGAGACGACGGATGCTACAATTCAATGCTCAAGATGGGGGTCATTCCCCCTGCAACGAACAAATGTCTTCAGCATATTTGAAA GGGAAGGAAGACCCAAATGAAGAGATTTTCTCAGAATTTTCACAATGGGTATCTGCGGCATCAG GAAGTGCATCTGCTTCCAATTATGAGGAGTTTGAGTCAGCTGAAGGGTGGCTAGCAGATTGCTTTGCGGATACTGAAATGCAATTATGTCCTCATGATTT GAATTTTTCTGGGGCTGATGACATTCATATAGATGTTGCAG ATCTCTGCAACTTCCAACCTGCCCTTGAACAAAATGTGGTTCAGCATCGCGTCACTAAAACCCACAAAAACATTGTCTTCAAag GGGGAAAATCATTTATAGAAACTCCCACAAAGCTAGCTGCTTCTGTGGCCTATCCATTTGCCTTCATTAAACCCAGTGGTGCCCATGGAGATGTCACTCTGAAGGAAATAAATCAACGTATTCTGTCTCCACCACCTCCTCTGAAATCCAAACTAAGTGTGGAAGATCCATCAACTTACCCAAAATCAGCTTTTTCTGGGAAGCCCGTTgttggaaaaacaaaaattcacaTTGAAGGGGGAAAAGGGAGCATCACAATTATGAGAACCAAAGGCTAA